ATGTGGACGTGGATCCCCGCCTTGATCAAATCAATGCGGTTCTGCCGGGTGCAAACTGTGGCGGATGTGGATTCGTGGGTTGTAACGACTATGCCGAGGCGGTGGTCAGCGGAAAAGCAACGCCGGATTGTTGTCCCGTCGGCGGCGAAAGCTGTGCTTCGGCCGTGGCGTCCATCATGGGCGTGGAACTGGATCAAAGCTGGCCGTTTCGTCCCGTAGTTCACTGTGGCGCTACGCTGGAGCAGCGAAAAGGTCGCATGGACTATAAAGGTGAGCACTCCTGTGCCACGGCCAATCTGGTGGCGGACGTTCAGGGATGCACCTATGGCTGTTTGGGGTTTGGCGACTGCGAGGCGGCGTGTAAGTACGATGCGATTCACGTTGAATATGGGTTGGCGACCGTGGATTACCATAAATGTGTCGGATGTGGAAAATGCGCCGAGGTCTGTCCCAGAAATATCATTTCTATGGTTCCGTTTAAACAGCAGCGTATGCTGGCTATTCGCTGTTCCAGCAAGGACATGGGTAAAGATGTCCGGGCGGTGTGCGAAGTGGGCTGTATCGGTTGTAAGGCATGTGAACGCGCGGCCGGTTCTGTTTTCAAGGTGGAGAATAACCTCCCGGTTATTGATTACGATAAATACGATCCCGAAACCATGGCGGCCGCCCAGCTGGCTGTAGACAAATGCCCTATGAAGCGCATTATGGAGGTGGGGAAACCTTCGGTGCATGATATGGAGCAGGTCGGTGACCGCGAAA
The nucleotide sequence above comes from Spartobacteria bacterium. Encoded proteins:
- a CDS encoding RnfABCDGE type electron transport complex subunit B yields the protein MTILGIFFAAVVMLLLALAMAWVLGWANRAFHVDVDPRLDQINAVLPGANCGGCGFVGCNDYAEAVVSGKATPDCCPVGGESCASAVASIMGVELDQSWPFRPVVHCGATLEQRKGRMDYKGEHSCATANLVADVQGCTYGCLGFGDCEAACKYDAIHVEYGLATVDYHKCVGCGKCAEVCPRNIISMVPFKQQRMLAIRCSSKDMGKDVRAVCEVGCIGCKACERAAGSVFKVENNLPVIDYDKYDPETMAAAQLAVDKCPMKRIMEVGKPSVHDMEQVGDREMPEIVKADFKTTVDDTSWRG